The sequence AAAGCTGCATAGAATTATTCACGAACGAAAGAGGATGGAACAGACACTGGAGGAAAGTGAGTCAAAGTACCGCCTCATAGCTGAGAATACATCTGATCTCATCATGGTAATGGATAAAGAACATGCCATAAGTTATTTTTCTCCCTCTCATGAGGTGGTGTTGGGATACAAGGTTCCAGAGCTTGAAAAAACAGAAATATGTAAATTAATTCATCCAGATGACGTTGTGAATTTCAGGGAAACAATCACAAAGATCATGAAAAATAAAGAATCACTGCCAGTAGAGTTTCGTTTCCAGCATATAAGTGGTAAATGGATTGATTTTGAATCCCGCTGTATGCCGGTAATGAGTGATGAGCGGGTGATTGAGCATATTGTTATAATAAGCCGGGATATTTCTGAGCGCAAAAAAGCGGAGGAGATTCTTTTACAATCCGAAAAGCTATCGATTGTAGGGGAACTTGCAGCTGGGGTCGCGCATGAAATAAGGAATCCTCTTACTACAATAAAAGGGTTTCTCCAGCTATATGGAAAAGAAGATCATTCGAATGAAATTAACAACTTGCTTCTAAGCGAACTAGAAAGGATCGAAACAATAACCAGTGAAATGCTTTCTTTAGGAAAACCTCAGGCCATCCAGCTTAACCGGGCCAACTTATGTGATTTGATCGATCATACAGTCGATTTCCTATCCCCGCAGGCAAATATGAAAAATATACAATTCAGCCGGAGTTATCTGGGGGCAGATTTCTTCATAACATGTGAGCAAAATCAGATTAAGCAAGTGTTCCTCAATATTTTTAAAAACGCAATGGAGGCCATGCCCAAGGGTGGAAATATCGATATAAAATTGCGAAAAGGCATAGATGGTGAATGTGTTATTTCAATTCAAGATGAGGGCTGCGGAATCCCAGAAGAATTGCTTCCGCGCTTAGGTGAGCCATTTTATACATTGAAGGAGAAAGGAACGGGTCTCGGCTTGATGATTTGCCATAAAATTATTAAACAGCACAATGGTATGATTTCTTATCATAGTAAGTTAAGTAAAGGGACATTAGTTGAATTAAAACTCCCCTTAATCAATTAAAAAGTGAACTATAAATATGAGGAGGATGGCAAATATGCCATCCTCCTGTTTGTCCTTATTGGTTTACCGAGTGGGAAGTTTTTGTTCGTGCTTGATAAATTTGGTATAAAATCAGGGCAACTAATGATAAAACAATCCCGGAGATATAAGGCATCCCGATGGCAATCGAGAACAGCCATCCGCCTAACGGGGGCCCGATGATTCTGCCAAGGGAGTCAAAGGAAGAAAGCAGTCCGGTGGTTCCCCCGTGACCAGTTGTCGACTTTTTTGTCAGCAGGGAGGATACACTTGGACGGATCAATCCATTGCCAATTCCGAAGATGGTCAGGAATAGGGCTGCAGTTCCGAAACTCTCGGTCAGGAGAATCAATCCAAAACCTATGGCTGAAATGACAATACCCAGCTGGATGACGGCACCCTCGCCAAGCATCTTCGTCAGCCTCCCGACTAATCCGCCTTGTACGACGGCACCCGCAAGTCCCATTATCATGAAAATATAGCCCAATTCAACAGAGCCGAGTCCAGCTTTCTCCGCAGCGAAATACGCAAATGTTGCTTCAAGGCCCGATAAAGAAAGGGAAACGAAAAGCTGAAGCAAAAACAGCATGGACAGGGTTCCAGTGAAGGCCTTTAATAATGAAGTTCTCTCCCTTTCCTGACTAGTGCGATGTTCGGCCGAAAGCGACTCTTTTAAGGCAAAAGTGACGAATAAAAACGTAATTAGCGATGTCGCACCAGCAATGTAAAACGGCATGCTCAAGCTTGATTGGGAAAATACACCCCCGATTGCAGGCCCAAAAATGAAGCCGAGCCCAACCGAGGCGCCGATGATTCCCATCCCTTTTGCTCGGTCTTCTTCAGATGTGATATCCGCTACATAGGCCATGACTGTCGGCATATTGGCAGAAGATAAAAATCCGCCAATGATCCTTGCAGCAAACAGCATCCAGAGCTGTGTAGAGATAGCCATCAGGAAAAAGGAAAGAGACAGTCCAAGAATGCCTATCATAATGACCGGCTTCCTGCCGATTCTGTCTGAAATCCGCCCCCACATTGGCGCAAATAAAAACTGCATCAGAGAGTAAACAGCCATCAACAGCCCAAGTTCTGTCGGTGATGCCCCGATTTCTTCAGCGTAAAAAGGAATGACCGGAATGATGATCCCAAATCCGACCATAACAAGGAACATGACTAAAAATAAAATAGGCAGAGCCTTTTTTGTGTTCATTTAAGTATTCACTCCATTATTTCAACTATATCTCTTAACGATAAAGAAAATTATATCAGAAACCTTGATAATATAGCGAAAATTCAATGTCGTAAGAAGAAACTATTTTCTACTGTAAAGGATTCTAAAAGGTTAGGATTTGATATTTTGGGATATATAATTCAAAAGCTTGAAAATAGAGGAGAGGGTATTCGATGAGTCCGAAAACGAAAGCAAAATTTCTTGGCATTGGCAGTTTTATTCTTGGTTTTGGGTTTATGGGGTCGATGGATGGAATCATATTTCACCAGTTGCTTCAATGGCATAGTGTCGTGATGGAGACGACGCGGCCTGGCCAGATTGTCAGCGATGGAATATTCCATTTTGGAGTCACTGTTGCTTTGGTCGCTGGCGGAATCTTGCTTTGGCTTGCAGGAAGGCCAACTGAGGTTTCAAAGGGCATTAGCAAGCTTATTGCCAATTTTTTAATTGGTGCCGGAGTTTTTAATCTGGTTGAAGGGATTGTGAATCACCATATCGTCCAAATCCATCGAGTAAAGCCGGGGGATCCAAATGCAATAATGTATGACCTGGCATTCCTTGGATTAGGACTTTTGTTGGTAATCACAGGGAAGCTGATCAGGGGAAAAGCGTCAGTCTCTACTATCAGTAAAGAAGCATAATTGGAGTGAAAACATGTATAGGATCACCAGTTTTATCATCATCTTTTCATTTGTATCAGTAATGATTTATTTTCATATCCAAAATGGCCACTTTCAGGCTGCTGATGATGAAGAAGAACATCACCATGGAATAATTGCTGTACCTAATGGGACAGCAGCCCCTTCGATAGACGGAGAAGTAATGGAGGACTCATCAGGGTCCTGGCTTCTTAAAATCAAAACAACTAACTTTACCTTCACTCCTGAAAAGGCCGGTAAAGAGGAGATTAATTATAATGAAGGCCATGCACACATCTATTTAGATGGGAAAAAGATCAACAGATTGTATGGAAACTATTATAATCTTGGAGAGCTTGAATCTGGTATCCATGAGGTAAAAGTTACGGTGAATGCCAATGATCATAGAGTTTTTTCTGTTATGGGAGAAGAAATATCCTTCAAGGAAAGGTTCGAAGTGAATAAGCGGTAAAGTTTGTTTTTTTATATAGTTTTCGTATGAAGGCAAAATAGCCAAGGTAATTGTGTGCTGCTTTGAGTGTATCGTAGAATTTCTGTAGAATGGGATTACAGAATTCTTTTACGGAAAAAGGTGTAGATATGAAAAAACATTTAATCATAGGGGCAGGGATCCTGGGAGCATCGACTGCTTATCATCTGGCCAAAGCGGGGGAGCGGGTCACCATTATCGACCGTGGAGAACCTGGGCAGGCAACGGATGCTGCTGCGGGGATCATTTGTCCCTGGCTGAGCCAGAGACGGAATAAAGCCTGGTATTACCTGGCGAAAAATGGTGCCGCATATTATGACTCGCTGATTGACCAGCTTGAAAAAGATGGTGAACGTGAGACAGGTTTTCAAAGGACAGGTGCTATCAGTCTCCATACTGTTTCAGAAAAATTGGTCAAGATGGAAGAAAGAGCGATACAAAGAAGGGAAGAAGCTCCTGAAATAGGCGAAATCCATCAGCTTGATTCAAAGGATACAAGAGTGTTGTTCCCTCCGCTATCCGAGGAATTTTCATCTGTCTATGTAAGTGGAGCAGCACGGGTTAATGGACGGCTTCTCCGTCTTGCACTGTTAAAAGCTGCCCAAAAATATGGTGCCAGTTTGGCAGAAGGGAATGCCGTTCTTGATTTTTCCAATGGCAAGGTAACAGGGGCGATTGTAGGAGAAACTAGATATGAAGCTGATATGGTAATTTTAACAGCTGGTGCATGGGCGCCTGGGCTGTTGGAGCCGCTTGGATTGGAACTCAAGATTTCTCCGCAAAAAGCGCAGATCATCCATTTGCAGCTGGAAAACTTGGACACGGGAGATTGGCCTGTTGTGATGCCGCCAAATAACCAGTATATCGTGGCATTTGAAGGTGGAAAAGTGGTAATTGGCGCCACACATGAAGACGATATGGAATTTGACCGGCGGCCGACACTGGGCAGTATGCATGAAATCATGGATAAAGGCCTGGCGGTAGCGCCTGGAATGGCAAATGGAACTTATATTGAAACGAAGGTTGGCTTCCGTCCTGTTGCACCGAATTTCCTGCCGATTATTGGACCTGTGCCAGGCTTTGAGAATCTGTTACTTGCTAACGGACTCGGATCCTCTGGCCTGACAGTAGGGCCATATCTCGGTGCCCAGCTTGCAAAACTTGCCTCAGGTAATGAAGTTGATATCAATCTTGCCTTGTATGATGTTACAGAAGCGATAAACACACATATTTCCTAGGCAATGAATGAAGAAGTAAGCAGAACACTATTATGGTGCTTCTGCTTTTTTTGACCGATACGACAAGAAGAGAGAAAAAACTTCTGGTTTTTTGAAATGATTTACATGCCTTTAGTCTGCTGGAAAATATAACTACTGCAAAAAGATTAGTTGAAAGGCAATTAAATCGCGTCATAGCGGGTATAACACTAAGAAAATCATTAAGTATGTCCAATCAGTGTTTATTATAAAGCAGGGAGGAACCTTCAACATGCAATGGAAAGGCAGAAGAGCGAGCACAAATGTGGAAGATAGAAGAGGAATGGGCGGCGGAGGCATGCTCATGGGCGGAGGCCTTGGCGGTATTATTCTATTGGTGATCATGACATTCCTTGGCGGAGGCGATATGGGGGATGTTGTTAATAATATGACCAATGGCGGGAACCAGTCTCCTGCACCGTATGAGCAGACAGCCGAGGAAGAAGAGGCTGCCCAATTTGTTTCGGTCGTACTTGCCGATACAGAGGAAGTGTGGTCAAAGGTTTTTGCTGAACAAGGGATGGAGTATCAAGAACCGACCCTTGTTTTGTATTCAGGCAGTGTCCAGTCAGCATGCGGAATGGCTGGGTCACAGGTAGGACCGTTTTACTGTCCTGGTGACCAGAAGCTTTATATTGATTTGAGTTTTTACGAGGAACTGCAGACTAAGTTCCAGGCTCCTGGTGATTTTGCGATGGCTTATGTGGTTGCACATGAGGTGGGTCACCACGTACAGACATTGCTGGGAACAAGCGATAAATTGAATTCACTCCGCGGTAAGCTGGACCAGACGGAATTCAATAAATATCAAGTCCGTTTTGAGCTTCAAGCCGATTATTTGGCAGGTGTATGGGCGCATCATGCTCAGGGGATGGGAGTAGTTGAAGAAGGAGACCTTGAGGAAGCTATGAATGCTGCTAGTGCAGTCGGAGATGATACTATTCAGAAACGCTCCCAGGGTTATGTCGTTCCTGAAAGCTTCACACACGGTACATCGGAGCAAAGAAAGAGCTGGTTTAAAAAAGGCTATAAAGCCGGAAACCTTGAGCAGGGAGATACGTTTAACACCAGAGAATTTTAGGTAGAGATAAACATAGGTCTGCTTTGCCGATGCCATCATTGTGGGTGGCACTTCACTTTTAACAAACCGCTGTTTCGTAAAGATTTTTGTTGAAATCCTAAAGCCGATTTTAACGTGATAAAAGTCATTTTGCAGGTCTGTACTAAGTTGGCAAGCGTTATTTTTGTGAAGGAACCCAGATAATTCCATCCTATTTTGTAGTGAATAGCAACAAAGTTTGAGAAAAGAGCCTAACAAACTTAAAAGAAAGGAACAGATTCCACAATGGGAACACAAATACAATCGTTTTTTGCAAAAGATACCGGTGATATTCCTAACAATCCAATATTGCCGGTCATCGTCTATCAGGGTGTTTTTGACGATAATCTTAGCCTGGATGAACAATTCGAGCAGCATAATTGGACAGGTACATGGACAGGTGACATTTACGATTACCACCACTATCATACGAATACCCATGAAGTACTTGGTGTTAAATCAGGGAGCGCAACCGTACAAATCGGCGGGGACAGCGGAGAACGGCTAGAGCTTAAAGCTGGTGATGTAATTGTACTGCCGGCCGGAACAGGTCATAAGAAAATCGACAGCAGCCAGGATTTTGCCGTCGTTGGCGCCTATCCAAACGGCAGGAGTCCTGATTTGCAAACAGCAGACCCTGGCACCAGGGCACAGGCAATTGCCCAAATCAAAAATGTGCCCATCCCGGAAACTGATCCGGTGTATGGGGAAACAGGACCCCTGCTTCATAAATGGGTGAAATAATGAAGAATGAGACAGCAGCATCTTATTGGATAGGAGGCTGCTGTCTTTTTTATGCCTTTCTTAAATACCATTATGGGTATATAATGATAGTAACCCATTGACTGGGCAAAATAACTTGTTGAAGCAAAAAACGGATAGAAGGAAGGTCAGGCCGATGGCTAAAAAGAAGTTTGTATACTTCGTTTCCTTGAGTTCTAATGTTCCTTTTGTCTTGAAAAAAGCCCTGCAAAACGCAGAGGAGGAAAATGAGGTTGCGATTTTCTTTGATTTGGATGGTGCGAGGGTCCTGGATAAACGTTATTTAAAAATGATGGAGAGAACTCACAATATTGATTTGCAAAGACTTATGCAGCAGGCGATGGATATGGGGGTCAAGTTTTTTGGCTGTCAGATGAACGTACTGATCGCCCATGGACTCGAGCTTGTTGAAGGAGCTGCACTTTCAGGGGTTGCAACATTTTTAGAGACCGCCTACCAGGCGGATGCAGTGTTAAGTTACTGATGGAGGTGAAGGACTATGGAAAAAAAGAAGGTAGTAGTTATGGCTTTGCATGATGAATTGGAGTCTGCCTATCCTCCTTTGAACGTTGCAGTTGGAGCTGCTTCATCTGGAGCAGATGTCATTCTTGCTTTTTCCCGCAAAGGAGTGAATATCCTGGATAAACGGTATGTATCAGTCCCATCTGAGGACCTGGAATATTTGTCAAACGCATTGAATGACTTTGGAGTGTCTTCTGTCCACGATCTTCTTGAAATCGCTGTGGAAATGGGTGCCCAGCTGTATGTAGTTGATTTAGATGTAAATGATGATTTTGAGTTCATCCATCCGGCCGAACAGGTACCGATTAAATGGTTATTGAACGAAGCAGCATCCGCAGATTTATTTATGCATTTTTAGCTAGGATGTAATCTATCGTGCAGATTCAGACAGGATTGAGATGCAATGAATGAAAGCTGTCAAAAAAACCCCGTTATTAAGACAAGCTTGAGGTGCAATACAGGAAAGCTGTCAAAAAAACCCCGTTATTAAGACAGGATTGAGATGTAATGCATGAAAGCTGTCAAAAGCCCTTTATTAATACAGGTTCTTTGTAAAGCCGTAAATCGTTCCAAATAGTATGCGTCTGGTCTGCAAGCAAAAATAAAAAAAGACAGAGATATGAGTTCTCTGTCTTTTTACAAGACACTGACCGGGGTGTCCTGGGAAAGTTCGTTCTTGAAGGTGACTTTATTTTTGCCGTGTTCCTTCGATTGCAGCAGTAGCTGGTCTGCGTAGATATAGCCCTTTTCCATGGAAGTATATTGATTTAATTTAAAGTAGTACAGTCCAAAGGATGAGGTGATCGTGACTTTATGCCTGCCTGATTGATAGTCGACTTCCACGGAGCTTGTTTCGACTCCATGACGAATTTTTTCGACGAGCTCGACCGTTTGGCTGAGAGATCTGTTCCTTAGGATAATGGTGAATTCTTCCCCGCCGCTGCGGAAGACGTAATCGTTAACTGATAAATAAGATTTAAGAGTGTTGGCAAAATGCTGAATTACGCGGTCACCCACAGCATGATTATAGGAGTCATTGATCAGCTTGAATTTATCAATATCCGCAACGACGATACCGATTGTCTCACCAGACTGGTTCAACTCTGACATTTTTTTGTCCATGAACGCTCGGTTGGGAATGCGAGTCAGGAAGTCTGTATAGGCCATGTGTTCGAACTTGTCCCGTTCGATCTTGGTTTTGATGCTTTGTGATTTAGAGTGGAAGGATCGGCTCACAAGGTAATTGAGGATGAAAAGCCCTACAACCATCTCCCATTTCTGTTCCTCCAGCAAAAGCAGCAGCAATCCATTCGTGAACGCTGTTTTCCCAAGATCAAGCCAGTTATTGCTGTCCCGGAAAAACTTAACTGCCTGCTGGATGCTTTTGATTTCTCCCATGATATAAAAGGCTGTCGATAGAAAAGTATATGAAATCAATGTCGTAATCACTGTCAGGATGCACATCAGGATCCAGAATCCAAATGGAATATTCTCGAACAGCGGATAGCCCCATTGGAAAAGCAAATAGCCAATGGAGTAGATTAATGCATGTGCGCCTATATTGTAAAATGTATCCCAAAATTCATCTTCATCAGCTGTTTTGGAACTTTTCCTTGAAAAATAAACTGTGAAACGAAAGATCGTCTCAAAAATAAAAAGTCCAATAGGGCCAGCGAATATCCCAAATGATAAGCTATAGCTAATTCCATAGTCGAATTTCAAAGCCCCGTTTTGTGCTGTAATCCTCAAGTGATTGTAAAGAGTCGAGAATAACCAGTATATAAATAAGGCTATGAAAAATGTGTTTTTATCTAACGTAAAAACACCTAGACCAAAAGCAACGGCAATAGCAGCAAAAAATAATGTAAAATCATATACCCTAGCTTTCAGCATAGGCAAAATTTCCCCTCTCCCAAACTCTACCACCTAATTTTATCCTAATTATAAATATAGTTGCAAAGTAATTTTTTGATTTGTGCAAATTTTTGTGCTATTTATTTGTCAGTTGCATATCATAAAACGCTATAATGAAATTAAAGTAAAACAGTACAAGTAAGCAGCAATTATAAAGGGGATTTTCCAGAGTCTGTCGAATATTACAGAATATATTCAGAATATTTAATTAATAATAGATGGAGAGGGGTTATACATGGAATATCTATTTGTCGGGATTTTAGTGTTTTTATTGACAGTGGCTGTAGATTTAATACTATTTTATCAGCGGAAGAGCAAGGTGAAACAGCTGCCTTCCAATAATCCACAGGCTTTTCTGGAAAAAGGCCTTCGCCATGAAGGAAAAAAACTTGTTGCTGTAATTGGCGGCGATGCGGTCCATGGTAACATCAGCTACAATTTTGTTGATGACGCTGCCAGGAGGCGGAGCTGCCATAACTATCAATTCATCAATGCAGGCGTGAATGGGAGTACGGCTTATGATGTTTTGCAGCGCCTAAACGGTGTGATTTCCTGCCAGCCGGATTACGTGGTGATCCTGGTCGGCCTGAACGATGCCATCGCTAAAATAGCCCCTGATTTCGCCAGGAAAAACATAAATCTTGCAGAGCAATTAGAGAAGCCGTCATTGCTGGTGTACGAAAAGAACCTCGCTTTAATAGTATCCAGGCTGAAAGCAGAAACACATGCAAAAATCGGGCTGCTGTCGCTGCCGGTAGCTGGTGAAAATCTCTTTTCAAAAGCGAATAAGGAAATCGATCAGTATAATGAGGTCATCCAAAAAATCGCGGAAATAAATAATGTCTCATATTTGCCATTTAACGAAAAGTTAAAAGCTTATTTAAAGAGCAAAGGTCAAACGAGGGGCCGGTCATTGAAAAACAGCAAGAAACTGTACGAGAAAGCGGTCATTGAGCATTTCGTATACGGATACAGCCTTGATCGTATATCGGTCAGGAATGGATACTTGCTGCTGACGGATGGCATTCACCTGAACAGCACTGCAGGGATGATGGCCGCCCATCAAATCGAGCTATTCTTGAAGAAGAATGAATTGAAGGCTATTCAGTAAAAGGATACTGCTTTTGATGGCAGTATCCTTTTTATTTTTTAAAAAGTAACCTCTGACATAAATGCATGAGTATTATCTTCCGTATCCTTAAAGAACACCATCCATGTCTCTGTATGGCTGATTTTAGCAACAACATGCGGCTCTCCAACGAAATTCACGTCATTTGACAGAAGCTCTTCGTATTTTGCCGTCAAATCTTCCACTTTAAAGTAAATCACAGAGCTGGGATGGGCGAATCGCTCATTTTCCGGAAGGCTTAACATGAGCCTTACTCCCTCACAGTCGAAAAATGCCATAGTATCCGTATTGAATAATAGGGTAAGTCCTAATTTTTCCTTGTAAAAATCAGTGGCTCTTTCAATATTTCTAACAGGAATGCCAATTTGGGCAACGTTTTGGATTGGATTTGGATGCATGACCAGGCTCCTAATAATGTTTTTTCAGAAGGGTATTGAGAACAAAGTCAATGGACCTAGGATTATAAGCGGTGGAAAATGACCCATCTGATAGCTTCTTAATTCTGGTTGTTGGTCGCAAATTCCTTCTCTTTACTGGAAAAATATTCTTCCTCTAGTTTTCACCAGCAGGTATCACAGTTTAAAATGAATCCTATAGTACTCGAAAAATATAAAATAATCTTTGAAACTTTTTTAACCCTGATTGTGCTCTAAAGAGTGAAAGGAGGTCAGCAAATGAAAGAAGAGAAGCTTGTGAAAAAAGCAATCAAGGGAAATGCCGGTGCTTTTGAAGAGCTGTTGATGTTACATAGTGAGCGACTATACCGTACCGCTTTTTTATATGTGGGGAATAGGGAGGACGCCCTTGATATTGTCCAGGAAACCTCTTGTAAAGCGTTCCTTGCAATAGGCCAGCTAAAGAAGGAAGAATACTTTTTAACCTGGCTGACGAGGATTTTGATTCATTGCACGTACGATGTTTTGAGAAAAAGGAAAAAAGAAATGCCAGTCGAGAAATTGATTGAGCTGCCCGTGAGCAGCGAACATCAGGTTGCGGAGAGCCTGGACTTAATAGAGGCGGTGTCTATGCTAAAAGAGCAGTATCGGTCCGCAATTATCCTGTTTTACTATCATGACATGCCGTTGAGTGAGATTGCCAGAACGATGGACATTCCTGAGAATACCGTAAAAACCTATCTGCAACGAGGGCGAAAGGAACTGAAAACTAGATTGGGAGGTGTACCGGATGGAAAAGAAAATGTTTCATGAACGTATGAATCAGATAGAGGTACCCCAGGAGGAGGTCCTGAAAGCAATCCAGGATGGGGTAAGGAAAGGAAACTCCATGAAGGCAAAGAAAAATTCACAATTTAGAGGTCTTGGAATGGCAGTCGGAGCTGCTGCAGTCCTTTTCATTTCGTCGAGCGTTATGATCCCATCGGTTGGAAAAGTGATGGCGGATATTCCTTTGCTGTCAAAGCTGTATGAAAATGACAAAGTAGCGGAAAATCTCGCTTCTCAGCAATTGATTACAGAATTGAACGAAAAGGCAGCATTTGCTGGTATAGATGTTACCGTAACGGAGGCCTACTATGACGGGGCGATGATCGGCGTCAGTTTTGATGTGAAAGGAAACGTGAAGGGGGAAGAGGACGAGATTTATGCATTCTATGAAATCTTTGACCGGGACTCGAATATAGAAGAAACAATGGAATTGGTCAAACTGGTGCCGACTGAGGACGGCTACATGGGCCATATCCAGTTAAGCTATCCAAGAGCGGAATTGCCAGCAGAAACAACTTTGCCATTCAATATCATTGGAATTGGCGAAGTCAATGACAACTGGAAGGACGAACAGGGGAAATGGAATTTTGATGTTCCTATTAAACAGCTTCCATTCGAAACAGTTGCGCTTGGACAGGCAAGTGAGCTTGGTGATTATAAAATCACATTCGAAAAGTTGATCACCGGGAAATCTTCGACAGCCATTGACTATACACTGAGTTATCCTGAAGAAGACCAAAGAATGATGCTCGGGGGGCTTTTTGATGATAAGGGTAAGCACATAACTGGCGGGACATCAGATTCAAAATTGGAAAAGAAAATTAAAAATGGAAGAGTGATTGAGAAAAGACGAATCACTCTTCCAGTTGTACCGGCAACAGATTTCATAGAGGTCCGTCCTGTATTGGATTCAGGAGAGGAAATGGATTCTATCAAAATCGTTTTCTAAAAATTATGGTGCTGGGCAGTATCCAGCACCATTTATTTTTTGTCTGTATTTCAACGTCGCTATCTGCCCGACCTGGCCTGTTCCAGTCAACTTGAATTCTGCAGGTGGTGTGTCTTCCAGAAAAAACGGGATTTCTTCGCTGATCAATTTCATGATGGCCCCAACCTGTTAATTTATTTTATGCAGTTCATCCAAAAACGCCGGACGCCTTGGATATTTGCTTTTGAGCTCCCCAATCAGTTTGCGGCTGTTTGTTTCGCCGCAAACTTTTTTATATTTTTTGATGTCCTTACAGACTGCTTTATATTTATTCCGATCGGAAGCATGTTCGGCATCGCTCATGATCATTTTTATAAATAGGCTGTTGACTTCTGACAGATGGTTTTCGATAAGGTAGGGATATAATTCAACGATACTGGAGGGGTTCACTTTAACATATTCCAAAATGTGATCTACCAATTCTTCCTCTGTGATAATCGTTAAATATAAGCCCCGGCTATGGCCCTTTCCTAATTCCGTAAGCAACTTCTCGAAAACACCTTGCCAATCCTCCGCGCTATACAGTTTCTTTAACCTTTCATAGTCCTTATATTCATTATATTTAGTGACCAATTCATAAGCCAGGCTTCTCTGGCGATCCATGTCACCCATCTTTTCATAAACCTGATAGCGATAATCCTTCCACCTATGGATCAGGCCAGCGTAAGACGTGTCCTGTTGTTCGCCATCAAAACAAAGTTGCTCAGCCTTTTTATAATCCTGGCTGTCCATGGCTCGCTCGATTGCTGTTTCTCGGAACTTACTGTACTGCAGATTTTCCTTAATGAATGCTTCTACAATACTTTCTTTGGTATCAGAAACCTCAAGCAGCTTCAATTGCAGCTCTTTAATGCTTTCCGCTGTATGCTTCCAGCTCTCATCCTGAGGCGCATTCTTTAAAAGCTTATCCAGTTCTTTTTCCAATGTTGTTTTTAGTTTATGGTCTTTGCCAAATGGAAGAATCGCGTCAAGCAGGTCAAAACGCCATTCATCCCACCCGTCATACCGCTTGTTCTTTGCTTCCTTCAGCACTACTTTGAAAATTTCCTTTTGCTCTTCAGGTCTAAGCTCATTCAATCCTCTTTCAACTGCACTCTTGATCACTTTTATCGTCTTCCGGGTAACAAAGTTGATTTCACCTCCGGAGTCGTCTGCGTACTGGGTCATCGCAACAACAGGCGGCATAACTTCAATTGCGAGATTCACAGCCTGAACATAGCTGCCGCGTTCGAGTTTCTCTTCAGCATTATCAAGCACCATATAGGCTCCCTGCATTGCTTCAGTCATCTGTCTCCAATGAATGAATCCGCTGCTTTTAGCCCCTTTAATATAATCCCTGATCAGAGCTTTTGCCGTTGTGATTTCTTCTTCCGGGGAGGCGTACCTCAGCAGCAGCTGCCTCTCAATTTCCTCATTGTTATTGGTAAATTGAAGAATGATTGACACCAAGTCCTCCTTTGATTCCTGCATGAGCAA comes from Mesobacillus jeotgali and encodes:
- a CDS encoding SWIM zinc finger family protein, whose translation is MKISDFVSFLEPVILKRGHKLFKEGAVKDLRHAEVNRVLATVSGSQSYIVEIFLEGNDGIKQASCSCPYDWSETCKHQAAVFFVLRDGQPEENLAPEEPGEDLRHLLMQESKEDLVSIILQFTNNNEEIERQLLLRYASPEEEITTAKALIRDYIKGAKSSGFIHWRQMTEAMQGAYMVLDNAEEKLERGSYVQAVNLAIEVMPPVVAMTQYADDSGGEINFVTRKTIKVIKSAVERGLNELRPEEQKEIFKVVLKEAKNKRYDGWDEWRFDLLDAILPFGKDHKLKTTLEKELDKLLKNAPQDESWKHTAESIKELQLKLLEVSDTKESIVEAFIKENLQYSKFRETAIERAMDSQDYKKAEQLCFDGEQQDTSYAGLIHRWKDYRYQVYEKMGDMDRQRSLAYELVTKYNEYKDYERLKKLYSAEDWQGVFEKLLTELGKGHSRGLYLTIITEEELVDHILEYVKVNPSSIVELYPYLIENHLSEVNSLFIKMIMSDAEHASDRNKYKAVCKDIKKYKKVCGETNSRKLIGELKSKYPRRPAFLDELHKIN